The Streptomyces seoulensis genome contains a region encoding:
- a CDS encoding L,D-transpeptidase, whose amino-acid sequence MEKRVMTDSKRRKGLTVASALLGGVLVLTGCSGGGDASASDGGESSQAKADEAAAKKSSEAQITITPKDGSNNASINNSAAVKVAKGTLTGVSMTTADGKPVDGELSADKLSWKPTTQLERSTTYKLAAEAKDSEGRVAHENASFTTVSPSNSFIGNFTPDNGSTVGVGMPVSINFDKAITDKAAVQKGITVSSSSGQEVVGHWFNANRIDFRPETYWKENSTVTLKLALDGVEGADGVFGVQQKTITFHVGRNQVSYVDAKTKQMKITRDGKVVKQIPISAGSPENKTYAGTMVMSEKFEQTRMNGATVGFTDDDGKGEYDIKDVPHAIRLTGSGTFLHGNYWGAKSIFGSVNTSHGCVGLSDTKGAKDPNTPAAWVFNNSLVGDVVVLQNTGDKTVAPDNGLNGWNMDWAQWKAGSAV is encoded by the coding sequence ATGGAGAAGCGTGTGATGACGGACAGTAAGCGGCGCAAGGGCCTGACGGTCGCGTCCGCACTGCTCGGTGGTGTGCTCGTGCTCACGGGCTGTTCCGGCGGCGGTGACGCCAGTGCGTCCGACGGCGGTGAGAGCTCGCAGGCGAAGGCCGACGAGGCGGCGGCGAAGAAGTCCTCCGAGGCGCAGATCACGATCACGCCGAAGGACGGCTCGAACAACGCCTCCATCAACAACTCGGCCGCGGTCAAGGTCGCCAAGGGCACCCTGACCGGCGTGAGCATGACCACCGCGGACGGCAAGCCCGTCGACGGTGAGCTCTCCGCCGACAAGCTGAGCTGGAAGCCGACCACCCAGCTCGAGCGGTCGACGACCTACAAGCTCGCCGCCGAGGCCAAGGACTCCGAGGGCCGCGTGGCCCACGAGAACGCCTCCTTCACCACGGTCTCGCCGTCCAACAGCTTCATAGGCAACTTCACCCCGGACAACGGCAGCACCGTCGGGGTGGGCATGCCCGTGTCGATCAACTTCGACAAGGCGATCACCGACAAGGCCGCCGTGCAGAAGGGGATCACGGTCTCCTCCAGCAGTGGCCAGGAGGTCGTCGGTCACTGGTTCAACGCCAACCGCATCGACTTCCGCCCGGAGACGTACTGGAAGGAGAACTCCACCGTCACGCTGAAGCTGGCGCTCGACGGTGTCGAGGGTGCCGACGGCGTCTTCGGCGTCCAGCAGAAGACGATCACCTTCCACGTCGGCCGCAACCAGGTCTCGTACGTCGACGCCAAGACCAAGCAGATGAAGATCACGCGGGACGGCAAGGTCGTCAAGCAGATCCCGATCTCGGCCGGCTCCCCGGAGAACAAGACGTACGCCGGGACCATGGTCATGTCCGAGAAGTTCGAGCAGACCCGGATGAACGGCGCGACCGTCGGCTTCACCGACGACGACGGCAAGGGCGAGTACGACATCAAGGACGTGCCGCACGCCATCCGCCTCACCGGCTCCGGCACCTTCCTGCACGGCAACTACTGGGGCGCGAAGTCCATCTTCGGCAGCGTGAACACCAGCCACGGCTGTGTGGGCCTGTCCGACACCAAGGGCGCCAAGGACCCCAACACCCCGGCCGCCTGGGTGTTCAACAACTCCCTCGTCGGTGACGTGGTGGTCCTCCAGAACACCGGTGACAAGACCGTCGCCCCGGACAACGGCCTCAACGGCTGGAACATGGACTGGGCGCAGTGGAAGGCCGGTTCGGCCGTCTGA